The sequence below is a genomic window from Oreochromis niloticus isolate F11D_XX linkage group LG3, O_niloticus_UMD_NMBU, whole genome shotgun sequence.
AACATACACACTCCACACACAAGGACGCCAGCTGGTTGGTGGATTCAGACCTAGGATCTTCTTTCTGTGAGATCAGCGTGCCAACAAGTTTGGTTGAAGTAAGGGGGAAATTTTGTAGACTGCTTCCTGGACATTGTAGTTTCAACACGGTAAAACATCTGGCATCATACTGTTTCCTGGGCTCTTTATCACACATTTCATTGACCTAACAACTTTTTCCATTGAGACCAAAGAAAAGGAGTCAGGGAGTTGAGTTTGGATGGTTAGACCTTATGCCTGTTTTCATGCCCCACCTCAACTTATCATTACATTTTCTCTTATTGAGTTTCCCACTCACCTGACCTGTAGTCTATACACTCCCAGCTAACAGTGGTTTAGGTTTGTGATTTCCTGATTTCTTTTCAAACCACGCCTTTTTGGTAAGTAATGCTCGCTCTTTACTCTGACATTTACTTTCACCTTTCGTTTGTTTTTACTAATTATTTCACTTTGGCATTAATTaatcatgaaaaaaataaaataaataaaatacaacacatTTGCAGACATTGTGTTGAAGACGGCCAATTCCAGACATCATTCTTTTTCTCAGGTATTCACTCACCTGTACCACCACCTCCTGAGAGATATCCACAGTGGGCCCAAGGTGTCCCTGCCCAGCCACCGGGGGGCGTAGGAGACTCGGCCCAAACACAGTGGCAAGGTTTAGTAGAGAcatcttgttaatgtgttgcctCTCTGAGactctggaagaaaaaaaaaagattgaaaatattaaaaagtttTAGGCACAGACTGAAAATATCAGCTGATTtgtaaagataaaaaataaagtttatatttcttACTTCCCTGTATAAGGTGTTCTGGTTAACTGACCATTATAGTATTTTGTGCAGTTTGTTTAATGAgctcagtgtattttttttcatattcccACATATTTTTGAAAGTAAGCATTTTTCAGGTTTGACTAACAGAGAGAGCAAAATTCACTCTAATAATTAGCCTGAAGGTTAAACCAATATGACCGTGTCATGGGTGAAGCTGTGGTGCCTGATTCATACCGTTGGAGGTGATGCAGCAGGTAGAGGAAGGTGTGGCGGTTGGCATCAGGACAAGACTGCAGCAGGGACAACATGGAGACCAGCCGTGGGTTTTGATCCTGGATGTCTACATGAAAATCAGCCAGCATGCAGTTAACTAAGTGGGGTCTGTGAGACTCAAAGGGCATCATTTAAAGGTGCTGTTCATATCATTAAAGCTTATGGGAAACAGGGTTATtgttcacttctgcagaaggAATTTCAGGGTTTATATACAAAACCCTTTTCCCCTGTATGTAAAATAGAgtttatataaaagatggacgctCCCCATTAGTTTGTACGGTGCCACAGTGAAATCTCCAAAGCATTTTGACTGTTGCCATACTGTGCTTTGAAAGCAGATGTGGTGAGCGTGGGGTGGTTCTGACAATTAAAGCACGTTACACAGCACAAGCAAAGGTTGTGAAAAAATTTACCGCAGATGTCATTtcctaaacatttttttctgatttcaATTTAAAACATCCAGAAGACATAAAAGAATAATgtgaaatattaataataatactaaataTTGTGGCAGCAGACGTTACTGATCTTAATGCTCTTTTCTTTACCTTAACAATGTCCTGAAGACGAACCAAAACGCACACCATAGATACTTCACCCTGTGTGTTATCCTCTTGTTCTGGTCAATTTCAAttacattttcatatatttACCATTGAATCAAAACAAGTTCAAGGTAGCACTtgtttgtaaggtaaagactccacaataatagacagaaaaccccaacagtcagacaacacctatgagcaagcacttggagacccttttaacaggaagaaacatctaGCAGTGCCAGGCTCAGGgtggggcagccatctgctgtgaccagctGAGGTGTGAGTGGAGAGAGATAGGTCAAAATACACTTATGGGAGGTAACAAAGACGCACTGTAGCACCTTTCCTCTGTGTTCACACAGGAACCCTCTCAAGTGAGTAATCAACCACAACCACAATGTAAAACAGGCCCACCCTGTAGTGTACCCTGCTTTCTCCTCTTTTCTCGCTCTACTGAAAACCATCACATGCAAATGTGCATCATGCTGTATTCAGTAACACTTGAAACTAGCGTTCGAGAACTTATCAGTTCACTCTGGTCATAGATCAACAGTTGTTTTGCCATCGGCCTTTATGCAGCCAGATCTCTCTTGCTCATCATTAAAAAGGAAGCACATCTAAGGCATTTCTGAACtgacttcagttttcaggccgtGAAAACTGACAGGAAGCAGAATATCTATTTTGATAGATGATTCATCTATGATTGTTTTtagcttcatttttttcattcctTTACAAGCAGTAAAAAGCTTCTAGATGATGAATTTGCAGTGAAGAGATACCAGTTCTAAAGACAAACTATGTAAGTAGTTTAAACGTTTAGAGTTAAACTCCAGTGAAGTATGCATACAGTATGCATATGCTTTGTCATGTACTGGGGATGTGTTGTCTTACCTAGACTTCTTGTCAGACTCTGAAAAAGCTCAGTGGGTATCAGGGGTTCAGGCAGCTCTCTGAAGTACAGTTTGAGAACACCAGACACGGCGTTCACTTCTGCGCTTCTCAGCTTCGTCACCGCTTCACGGAGATCTGATCAGAAAAGAGACAGATAATGATAATTATCTGTATTACGGGTATCTTCGTTTGGCCTTCACTTCCTTCCTCACAGGCACAAGAACATGTATGGGTATGCACTGCATTGCAGATATAGATCATCAGGTAAAAGATTTTGAatcagagtttttgtttttcttatgatAAACAAGACAAACAGACCATAATATACTTTGGTCTGCGTATTAAGTGTTCATCCTCCAACACTGCTGTTCATTGAACAAGCTGTCTGATATTTTGAATGCGTGCGTACATTTTATTAAGTTTTTAAAGCAATGAGGTATTTTTAGCTAAACAGACATTTTAGTCATGCCGCTAGCAAGAATGACAGTGTTCACCTTTCAGTCAGTTCTTTCCTAGATAGAAGAAACATTTGGGTTTAAAGTCAGCTATCTTTGGCACAGCGCAGCACTAACAAGAGATATATGGGCTAAATGTTTCTGAGACGTTGCACCTAGGCTTGCACCTAGGCTTGAGAGTCAAGGCCAAATGTCACCACTAGCATTTCTCCTAGAAGAAAGTTACGATTTCAagaaaatttattttaattattttggtgatagttgagtttttaaaaatcttggtCTCCAACCAATGAACTGATGCCTCTTTGAGCCTTCAGTTTTGTGACAAAGCATTTTAATTATATCTCTTTAAGTTATACTGTATGTTTAGTGCTAAAACATTATTGCTAAATACAAACATACaggactgtgcaaaagtttggaatcacttctctttttcttctttttcttgttttttttgtttgtttttgttttatgctGCTTCAAAGCAGCAACATTTTTTCAAGTATTGCTCAAGtgatcttgagcaatagttctctaggttttctgaaggtctttcaataTTTTTCTTTGGCTATTTgcagctttttcactcatttttagtCCAGCACTTGGAccgatttcttttcttttgctaaGTAGGCCTAAAAAACAATTCGCAGCACAGTAAATTGGAAAACGTTCCATCtgagacctgacacaggacctgagataTGCATCTAACCCTTAAGTTTGTCAATCAGCTGTTCACTGAAACCTCATCCGAAAAATGTGGCTGTGAAAAGGAAGGGAaatcttaaggaagggaaacagggagaaaagactgaggtatttcaatttcatttttcagcatccCAAAAACACTGCAGTCAAAGTGTTCTTGGATAgaaacacacaatgaaacactatcagtcatagactggcctccccagagcccggacctcaatattgaagcagtgtgggatcaccTAAACTGGCagtcaacatccaaagaagagctttgaatgcccTTAAAGAAGCCTGGAGAGCTTTTCCTGAAAACTTCTTACAGAAATGACAAgcaagctgcctaagagagctCAGACTGTGTTGAAGTATAAAGTTGAAATATTGACTTAATCTTGTTAGAATTGCACAAATGCTGTTTTTACCTTATATACTGTACtcccatgtatgtttgcacatgtttcaataacGCACTGCATCCATTTTCAATTCCTAACAAAACTTGAAAAAAACTTTTTAGCATGCTGATATGACGCACTATTTGGCAGGAAGATGAAACCCAGGATCACACAATTTCAAAGACAAAAATGCATGTCATTTCCCTTTACTGCAGTTCCTGATTCTCTCTCACTTTTACTATTAACAAAATGACTGTCCTAAATAATGTTTAAGAAAGAGGACGAGGCAGCTGAAAATGTCTGGGTCATGTTGTAGAAGACCTGAGTGAAGAGTCTAAGCACTGGAGCTCACACCCGTTTGCTCCTTGCATTGCAAAAGCTGTTCTTGTCACTGCACTTTCCAACAGAAAGATAATTTTTCTGCATTATGTTTTTCTTACTGGTGTTGAACGCAGCCTTGAGCATGCTGATTTCACTAGTTGTTCCTGAAATCCTGTAGATTCCCACCTCGTCCATGCCTCTCCTCTCCACTTCCTCCACGCAGCATCGCACCACATGAGGAACCAGCACTCCCTCCTGTCTGACAGAGGATTGAGAGTTCTTTTTAAGCATTGTGTAAGTTATGTTACATTTGATTGATAggctgtttcatttcatttcaatcTCCACTCCCGCCACACTTCTGCTTCCCTTTAATCCGCTTTCCCACAAATTAAACTGGAAACTAGCTCCGCGAAAGGGCACACAGGGGAAATAAAACTCTGAACCGAGCTACAGCTTTCAGTTTCAAGGTGTCTAGACTGTTCGGGTAGGCCAGCTGACACACTGACATGATAGGCAGGGACTTACTTTGCCACGGTTTCAATGGGGACGCCAAAGATTGGCGGCTGTTGAACTGTGGAGCTGGGTGGTCCCAGTGGGTGGGGACAGTACTTCAGAGAGAGGGTAAGCTCCACCTGGCCCAGCTGTAGGGTCTGTTTTTTCCATCGCTTATTCAGAGTTTTAGAGTCCAACTGATGAATACAGAAAAAAGTAAAGTTCAACTTGACATggggttttaaaaaaaggaaatgttaGGATCATTAGCTAGAAAAAAATCTATCTGGTGAAATAATTACCTTGGGCATTTTTACCCCTAACCTATATATCTGGACTGGCAAAAAAGGCATGTGccacattaataataataataggctTCATTTATGTAATACCTTTCAAAAATAGTTacaagaaaagacagaaaataaagcaatatgtctgtctctatgtagcctgcctcttgccctatggtagctgggataggtcCTCATGTGCTATGTGTGCCAAAGGTCAAGTTTAGACAATGTCCAATGCACTATTGGTTAACCTAGAATATGTGACACTCCTACTGTTGTCTCAAGGATGTCCTGGCCTACTCTTACTGATAACTGCCTGACATAGAAGGGTCATCAGGTAATGTAGCTCACCTAGGCTATAAAACCTAGGGTATAAAACTTGACCAAAAAGAACTATTTACTCTCTGTCTCTTCCATTCAGTGGCAATTTGAGGGTTTGTTGGAGCCCCAAGCAAAAATTCAAAGAACATTCATTACCTCGTTATAAATGATCTGACACCTAAAACATCAGTTCTATAAAACAACAGTAATGATATAgtaataataaagagaaaaccccaacaatcaaatgacccgcTATAAGCAAACAGCTGAGGATAGTGGGGaggaaaaattcccttttaacaggaagaaacctctggcaggctcagggagggccaGCCATCGGCAGTGACCATGTGGGGGTTAGGGGAAGAAGACGTGACAAAAGAGAGGCCAGAGGTTAATTATGACTAATGATTATACAACCAAATTTATTTTGGAAATAGAAAGGACCAAGCTAATTGGTTATGAAATGTTAACACTAACAAGTTAACCCAAACAAGCTGACTGCAGGTGCCCTGACCACTGGGCCCAATCTCATAATCTCCAGCAGAGAACACATTAGGCTACTCTGATAGCCAAGTTAAATATTACTGaacatcaaaataaacaaaaacaaataatgtgATGCTCTATTATTCTGTCTGTCTTGCACAgttatttaatgttatttaaGCCTTTAGTTATCTATGATTAATTTGATtgctccaaaaacaaaaaagcttccttttttttcctttttctcttcctcttttctcttcttctttttctcactcacCCAGGGATAACTCCTTCTCATTTCCGCTGAGTGGCTTTCATCGCTTACAATGGGAGTGAGTGGGGCCCATTTAGGGAGGGCAGGTCTCTCCTACTGTCACTGCAAACTTTGCACTACTGTTGCTGTAGTTTAAAATTTGTACCTGAAGCCCAGACACTTGCCTGCATTTCCCTTCTGCTTTCACTCCACCTGTCATCACCCACTTTGATGTTTGTGTCTTaggtattttatatttaaaatgtttttatgtttaagatGTTTTATTTGATAAAACCTCTTGTAGGAACTGTTATCTCGTCATCTATTTTGAGCCAGTTTGCAACAAATGGCCATGATGCCAAACAGTAAAAGTACTTAGCAACTCAGCTAATCATTccattcaattcatttcaagccagagattaataataaccaaTGATCACATGCAAATGCATGCATTTAGAAAAGTACAAGCTAAGTTAGCCATCAACACTGACTCAAACTCCATTTTCACTAATTGGTATTAAATATCCCGGACAAACCCCCATTTATCACAAAAAAGCTCAAGGAGAGTGACAAGGGTGGAGTCCTGTTGCAGCATGAACCGCAGTTTCTGTGGGCTCAAACCCAAAATAGACATTAATCGGTTTGTCACTATGAGAAACACATTTGTTTGAGTTTTAAACAACTGTTAAAAAccatttttaacatatattttttttcttcagtgttgCTGGGAAAGATCTTGGATTATATGTTTAATATTATATTGAGAACCAGCTTACTGATGTTAATAAAGATAAAGGTGAAGTTCTTTGGCATCTCCGTACCTTTACTGTATTTTTTCCCAGAACAGTATCATCCTGTCCATTTGACTGACTCACACATAACACCCTCAAGTTCTGTGCACCGTCCACCTGGAAAGACAGCTCctgtttgaaaaaacaaacaaacatgttaaCAATGAAAAAAGACTAACTTTCTTAAGCTGCATCAGGAGAATTTATGTCTTATTCTGAATCCTTCACTTCTGCCTACTAGTTGGATTTAGTTTCGATTTTACTGCCTCTGATAATGTTTAAAGCATGGTATTGTCACACCAAAAGTGCAGACTTTTTTAATCCCCTAAGCTCAAGCCTGACATCATGTCGGATACTGTCTAGACATGAAGAAGAAGTGAAGAATTTTCTACCTTGAACTGGTTGACAAATCCCATCTAGAAGATAGCAGGACTTTTCCTCAAATGCTCTGATGtctcttattttctttacttAGCTCAATATTAAAGCCAAATGTGTTATTTCATATTTCGAAGGGCTTGAGTCTAACCTGGTCCCAGTGTGGGTTTAGGCTGAGGACTgaagagtgtgtctgtgtctgctgaTCGTAAAACTTGAAGCCATCCacttccacacacacatacacacctgagtgagaaagagagaatCATTAATGACCCAAAGACTATTTAGCTCAGACAGAAGACATCCCAGTCTCTCATGATGCTTCAAAATTGCTAAATATTGCAAAGCATACAAGCTGGCTCCTGTAGGCCAACAGCAGAATCAATGGCCACACTCAAAGTCCCACATAACGACTCCTCGTTCAGTCCTGaggaaagagacagagacaaaTCTCACTGGATTTATTCATGCTGAATAAAAGCGTAATGGTAATACAGGACATACACGAGGAAAGCTGTGGTAAAAGGTATTGTGGGTCTCATGTAAAGATCAAAGAGAGAACCTCACACAGTGTATTGcatttcagacacagatgtgaTTGTGTGGTGAGAAAAACGTGAGTCTTAGATGTGTACCGGCGTTAGTGCTATGTAGAGGTGGTTGCTGGGTCATTCTCAACTTCACACACGAACTGGTCAACGTGAGCAAGTCTGGAGGGACAGTTTCTATGTCTGGCAAACATGACACAAAGCAAATAACAATCAGCTGACAGAAGAGTAACACATTAGTCTGGACCCCAGTCAGAGAAACTTGAAGCTCAGCTCAATTAAAGCTcaaaaaataaagcatataaaaggcaggctgcaaaaaaaaaagccctaaACTGCCATTCCTCATAATGACTACTTGAGGCTGATTCCAAAAGCGAGTCAGCTCCCAACTACTcccattttaaaagaaatatggCTATGGGATTTAAGTGATGTTAATTAGTACTAAGGGACCCATAGTGCACCAAGAAAATGCTACCACTACCAGCTTGAACTGTTAATTTAAAACAGGATTGAGCCATGCATTCATGTTGTTCATGTCCAATTCTGATGTGAACATCTGACTCATCAAACCAGGCAGCATTTTATTATCTAATCTTGGTGAGCACATAAGATTCAGTTTCCTTTAGCTGAAaggagtggcacctggtgtggtcttctgctgctataaCGTCCAAGCATGTTGTGCATTTAGAGACGCTCTTCTGCACACCCTGGTTTTGACAAGTGGTtctttgagttactgttgcatTCTTGTCGGCTCAAAGCACTtcagccattctcctctgacttcTGAAATCAACTAGGGGACTTCCacttactggatattttctctttttcatgcAATTCTCTATAAACCCTATAGATGGTTTTGTGGGAAAATCCAAGCATATCAGCAGTTTTTGAAATACTCAGAGCAGCCCGTCTGACACAAACAACCGCAACACATTCTATGTCacatttcttcctcattctgatgatCACTTTGAAATTCAGCAGGCGACCTTGACCAATGGCTACAAGCTTAAATGCAAGTTAATATCATGTGGTGTTCTGATGAGATATCCGATATGAGATACGagtaaacacacattttaacAGCTGTACCTAATGAAGTCATCAGTGAGTGTGTGGTAGCTCACACAATAACACAACAGCTCACAATTAGCTGTTATCTGGCTCTGCGATGTACCCATGCATAGCATCCAAGCTAGCTAGTATTATAACCAGCGTATAATGGCCAGAAACAAGTATGCACTTTACTAGAGACATGATGAAAATATTAAATACAgccctttttctgtcttttctttttttacacgTGGAAATGATGCAACACTGCCTCACATGACCTACAGAACATTTTCTAAGACCCTCAACTTCCTTAAACATAATAAGTAGgcattttataaaaagaaacCGCATGCTGTCCATGAGACATTTCACATCTCTTCTCTCCTAAGTCAATTGTTAAAGATGTTACAGCTTCACTTTAAACAACCCCCTCAACTCTTATACACAACCTGCTAGCAGCACAACAGAAGATGGTATTTTAATAAGTAAATACACATGTTAATAAATTAaactaaataattaattatGTTTAGTTTATTATTTAGCTACTAAACTAATTAAAAATATGCTCCGGGGCGAGATTGACTTCAATCACTTGAATTAAACTTTCATGACATACAGCTGGCCACAAAGACTTAACAGTGCTTGAAAAGCTACAAATAGATTAGCAGAGTAATTACACTCCAGAGTGGTCAAAAGCTGTGTACTCACTAGTTGTGGTGAGTTTGTGTATGGCCTGCCTCCATTCTTCTAGTTCAtagagagaggagaagaggagagcGTGACTCTGTGATGAGAGAAAAACAGGCCATTGTGTAATCTTAATCTGTTGTTTAGGACTTAAGTGAACTACATTAGGATGTGTGTGCGCTCGTATACCTTGCCACTGGGGCTGTGCAGCTCCAGTCTGTAAGCAATCAAGTGTGTGAGCAACATCAGCTCcatttgttccagtttcttctGGCTACGGGCTGCCAGGCTCCTGGATGTTTTCTTCATACAGAGAAATGCAGTGACAGTTCATAAGAAGTTACTGACATTTGTAATGTATGTTTTGTGAATTTAGGCGGTCATACCTAAGTATCACCATTATCTCATTGTCTGGTTACTTTAAAAAGTTATTTCAATtatttgtttcttctttcctgTAAAACTAAAAGTTGTTACTCCCTTATTCTACTGTGCAGACTGATGAGTATGTTTAGGTactagacaaaaaaaaaaccccgttGTTAAATGTAGGTTGCAGGCGGTAATATGAAGTGCTACCAGAAAAGTTTACATTTCAGTCATCTGGTtactctctcactctctgtgtCATAAACACACACCGGATTTTGCCGGAGCTGCTGTAGTAGCTGCTGACGCAGGACGTACATCTTTGTTCGTATGTTGTGTAAGCGCGCGTTGGTTTCTGGCGGCCGTTCCTTGTCTGCAACCCAGCGAAGTTTGAGACCGGCGAGGGGCAGATACCAGCAGAATCTGTACTGGTCCTGCTTCCTAGGagaaacacagcacacacaggCGTCATGagatttctgggtttttttgcaaGTCTTTCGACACCTTTAAACAGGTTTAAGAGGGTTCCTTTTTAACTGTGAAAAGGCACATGAACACTGCATGTTGCAGGTTGACCACATTCCCCACAAGCCTTAATGTGCTCTCGTGCTAAGCTCACCCTCTATTTGCATGTTTAAATCTTGTGCACAGCAGGAGGTCGGTGTAAAGGAAGAGGTGACGCAGGCTGCGTTCACCCTCACTCACATCCACCACAAAGCCATCTCGCATTAGCTGGCGTCTCTGGgagagtacacacacacagacatgttgTAATATGGGCGCATGTATTCAGCAGGGGATACGTCCTATATAACATTTCTCCATATTCATTTGAAGGGATCGGGTTGGAGACTACACTCACCATCCCACGACTTAATGTGACCTCCCGTTTACTTTGTGAACTCTCGTTGACACCAGACAGGAAGCTGCGAGACAATCTCAGAGCTTCCTGTAAGGCTGTGTAATCTCTATGCTCTGTTGGCGTCGTCTTCAGGAGATCCTACAAGATGACAGAGTTTgccaaatcagaaaaaaaacaagaaagagctcctgcttcaggaaaaaaaaaagtagggaTTCTTAATGAAAAATGATGCAATCAAACACCAGAGCGATTTAAAAAACTCTAAGAGGAGGATATTAATAAAATCGTCCATGTTTTACCTGCAGCACTAATGTGGTCTTTGTAACTCTGTCCAAGGGCTTGTAAAGAAGAgctataaacacaaacacagctatTAGACCCTGGCAGACATGTAtgtattttgtaaaaaaaaaaaacaacaacaaaaatttaaaaatcacattttattctAAGTACCTTCAAATGTGTATGTAGTCCGAGCTTTGTCTGTGCCGTTGTTAGACATCATGCtctgaaaaagcagcagaagatgCAGTAACAGTGATGCTGTGTGACTCAGCTAAATGTTACTGTGCGAGTGCAGGGTTTTTAGTACCTCGGCCAGAGTTCGGAAGCGAGGGTCTGAGTGTGTGCACTTCCTAACCACTTCAACAGCTTTCACGTAGTTTTCAATGAAGCCACCATACAGACCAATCTGGCTCACCTGCAAAGGTAAAACACACTGAATGAAAAGACTCCAAAGTCTAACCTCGATGCACATATAGCTGTGTGACGCTTGATAAATAGCCTGAATAAATCTgcaacagttcaggctgtttATCGCCATCTAAAATTGCCTGGTGTGCAAACATTTTAACCCAATGTCTAAACTTTtagtcagaaacaggaaaaatgaCACTTCTGTGAATGTCATGCTTCCCTTTTGTCAGCCGTATCTTTCTGGGGGAGATTTTTTAAAGACGATTTTGGCCTTTATAGCTAAAGTTCACCAGAGTCACTGGACAAAACCTGAGTTACatacaacaaacaaaagctCATTTCcattacagtaaaataataaCAGCAAACCTAAAACTGAAACAGCCAGATGGAATTCAGCCATCTGTCACACCACGTCTCTGTGACTCATCGCAATATGAGACTTGAAGAGTCATATTGTCTTCAGAAAATGATCAAAGTGTCTGGAAATGTATGCTAGCTGTACCACAATGTGTATTGCAGCCAGTTTCTTGTCTTAATGAGGACTCGTAGCACTTTACAGTAGATCCTTACAGCACTTTATTCGATTCATTATCCTCCTCTCATTCACGCCTATATCATGCTCTCAGGTTTTGGTAAAGCACTTGTTGTCCTTTGGTCACTGCTGTATTTGTTGGTTTTGTTGCATTTCTTTGTTCTCCCTGCTTTTGTGTTCTCTTGCCTCTGTCATCATGTTTAGCATTAGTCGTCATGCCTGCCTTTATTTGACTCAttcttacttcctgttttattgaaGGTTAGTTTTCTCTGTTGTCTTGCTTTGGTTTTACTTTCTGCTCTTCTCCTTTTCATTGTTATCAACTTTATCTTTCATTGTAGTCATCTGTGTTTGACTGTTTCCTCCAATCACCCGCTCATATGCATGTGTATAGTACAGTATATGGTCAGTTTGTGTCTGCCTCTTGACTCTAATGTTCTTTGGGATCTTTTGTTCTTTCCCCTTTAGCTTTTTGTTGGGTCAGCCAATGAAGGCTCACTTTTTGTGGCGCTTCAGATGGCTCTGTGTCCTGCATTGGTATCATCTCGCTGCCACACATTGACACCTATGCCCAATTTAGAATAATCAAACACAATCAAGAACTGAACCACTCCCACATTTAAAATGCACAGCAACTGCAAACAGATATGTTTTAATAGTTTAGGGTACCTGCTAGGGTAAAGCCCACCTCTTGCCTAATGTCAGCGGGGATATAGTCCCTCCACCACGACCGTTTGCAACAGGGaagtcaaactcattttacgtTGCAGGCCACAGCTTTTCATCTCAAGTCAACCAGACGGATGACAGTTTCTTTTCTGTCAATGTAAAGACgtttaactgcacatttaatccctgacaTATCTTATATGAGAAAAAGAAGGGCAATTTCAACAACATGTCTCAGttttataaaatgataaataaatactaGTGTAGTATTGGGTTTAACTGtaagaaataaaatcacagaATAAGTTCTGGTAGGGGATTGTTTTTATCATtacacagaaatgatttttctgTGGACACATTGTAAAAACCAGATCTTTTTATGGTAGATATGaatgttcctgttttttttttcattgtcatttaattgtttatcggTTACTTTGCCACTATAGTACAAAATGCTGTATGGGAGGTTTTTATCTGTAGGAGATGCTGTAAAttttatgaaaatacagttaaaagtctaaAATTGATCTCCTACAAAATGTTTTCCAAAGACGATCCTTatatttgacacccctgctctacaaGATAAGGAggctaatatatatatgtataaaattgACGACTGCATTAAGCTTTGTTGTCCCtatttcctgtttgtgtgtaacttcataaacagaataaaattagttgtgtgtgtgttagtgtttgATTTGTATGACTGATTCAGATGTG
It includes:
- the si:dkey-33c9.6 gene encoding active breakpoint cluster region-related protein is translated as MLRTATLSQRAEERACFSAMDVYQEAVQYLESQNIPVSAAVAEEADVLEEDVFPEEAVSCFLSPLNTESVDFPDTPTTCSKEEWLERRLTVLKGILESEEIYLRELDTLLMPMKALRASAGTSQPVLSSQQVQTVFYQVPELRDVHQTFYTGLKARLSAYDQTEISTGNETEIRCRGFELVVGDLFQKMVSQIGLYGGFIENYVKAVEVVRKCTHSDPRFRTLAESMMSNNGTDKARTTYTFEALLYKPLDRVTKTTLVLQDLLKTTPTEHRDYTALQEALRLSRSFLSGVNESSQSKREVTLSRGMRRQLMRDGFVVDVSEGERSLRHLFLYTDLLLCTRFKHANRGKQDQYRFCWYLPLAGLKLRWVADKERPPETNARLHNIRTKMYVLRQQLLQQLRQNPKTSRSLAARSQKKLEQMELMLLTHLIAYRLELHSPSGKSHALLFSSLYELEEWRQAIHKLTTTNIETVPPDLLTLTSSCVKLRMTQQPPLHSTNAGLNEESLCGTLSVAIDSAVGLQEPACVYVCVEVDGFKFYDQQTQTHSSVLSLNPHWDQELSFQVDGAQNLRVLCVSQSNGQDDTVLGKNTVKLDSKTLNKRWKKQTLQLGQVELTLSLKYCPHPLGPPSSTVQQPPIFGVPIETVAKQEGVLVPHVVRCCVEEVERRGMDEVGIYRISGTTSEISMLKAAFNTNLREAVTKLRSAEVNAVSGVLKLYFRELPEPLIPTELFQSLTRSLDIQDQNPRLVSMLSLLQSCPDANRHTFLYLLHHLQRVSERQHINKMSLLNLATVFGPSLLRPPVAGQGHLGPTVDISQEVVVQVQVVFSYLQCNNLPEAQLSLPHDSDTEDEATHI